In one window of Mercurialis annua linkage group LG4, ddMerAnnu1.2, whole genome shotgun sequence DNA:
- the LOC126678339 gene encoding uncharacterized protein LOC126678339: MNKMFRGLECLEVYIDDVVIKSNTGEVHLADLRKGFERIRRNGLKMNPLKCAFGVSAGNFLETDDWIWTDEQQRVFDDLKGYLAKPPVMTPPKTNKPLLLYLSAAHESLGCMLAQEDDGIERAVYYLSRGLTDTEIRYTDIEKMCLCLYFTCYFLADHPGITLKEEAVTFFDIAVWEMWFDGSRTSQGAGAGVHIVTPLGASYQLSFRLQFECTNNQAEYEALIFGFEILAELGAKAISVKGDSLLVIKQVTGEFKCESELLVRYCNKAKHLIGGFQDTRIEYTERADNSVANDLAQHGSGYKVNREFDAIERETPNLHTGGITIDERQFSVYQLDVTQDWRDELLKWFEKPDAMNRRLRTLALSYVVLAGELYKKGFEGLLFRCIGPKEAMLAMAEVHEGIAGAHQAGPRMRWLIHKYGFYWPKMEQDCIRYAKGCEACQKFGPIQHVPAEDLHSIIKPWPFRGWAVDLIGKVYPGSSDGHTFVIIATCYFTKWVEAKPLKSPTQEAIKMLHSTPYYAQANGQAEATNKAIKLIVQKMIEENPRQWHVLLSEAVWANRTSQKSATGTSPFRLVYGYDAMLPMELTVTSTRRRYQSEFSKEDYFDKMVIDSLDLDEERLTALDHLEAQKRRVERAYNKRVKRKVFTVGDIVWKAVLPIGHKDTRLGKWSPNWEGPFIVVNKLEGGAYLLANIDGEEHERAINGQFLKKYVPSCWEGVDRRLFGATEE, translated from the exons ATGAACAAGATGTTCAGAGGCCTTGAATGCCTTGAGGTCTACATCGACGATGTCGTAATCAAGTCAAATACCGGCGAAGTTCATTTGGCCGATCTCCGGAAAGGTTTCGAGCGTATACGACGTAATGGTTTAAAAATGAATCCTCTGAAATGCGCGTTCGGcgtttcggctggaaacttcttgg AGACCGATGATTGGATATGGACGGACGAGCAACAGAGGGTGTTTGACGATTTGAAAGGTTACTTGGCGAAACCTCCGGTCATGACCCCTCCAAAGACGAATAAGCCGTTGTTGCTATACCTTTCGGCTGCGCACGAATCCCTAGGgtgtatgctcgcccaagaggacgatGGGATCGAGAGAGCAGTCTACTATTTGAGCCGAGGACTGACAGACACAGAGattcgctataccgacatagaaaaaatgtgtctatgTCTGTACTTCACGTGCT ACTTCTTGGCCGACCACCCTGGTATTACCCTCAAGGAAGAAGCAGTCACGTTCTTCGACATCGCCGTGTGGGAGATGTGGTTCGACGGATCCAGGacaagccagggggcaggcgcgGGAGTACATATCGTCACGCCCTTGGGGGCATCCTATCAGTTGTCATTCAGACTCCAGTTCGAATGCACCAACAATCaggcagaatatgaggccctcatATTCGGTTTCGAGATTTTAGCCGAACTAGGGGCGAAGGCGATCAGTGTAAAAGGAGATTCTTTGCTAGTCATTAAACAAGTGACAGGAGAATTCAAATGCGAGTCCGAGCTGTTGGTGAggtattgcaacaaggcgaaacaCCTGATCGGAGGCTTTCAGGATACGAGGATAGAATACACAGAGAGGGCCGATAACAGCGTTGCAAACGACCTAGCTCAGCACGGTAGTGGTTACAAGGTAAACCGAGAGTTCGACGCTATAGAGAGGGAAACACCAAACCTCCACACCGGGGGCATCACAATCGACGAAAGACAATTCTCGGTTTACCAGCTGGACgtcacccaagattggagggaCGAGCTCCTGAAGTGGTTCGAAAAACCAGACGCCATGAATAGGAGGTTGAGGACTTTAGCCCTTAGTTACGTGGTCTTAGCGGGCGAATTATATAAGAAGGGCTTTGAAGGGCTACTCTTCAGATGCATCGGTCCGAAAGAGGCGATGCTTGCTATGGCCGAGGTACACGAAGGTATAGCAGGCGCACACCAGGCGGGCCCCAGAATGAGGTGGCTTatccataaatacggcttttattggccgaaaatggaacaagactgcATAAGATATGCCAAAGGTTGCGAAGCTTGTCAGAAATTCGGCCCAATACAACACGTCCCGGCCGAAGACCTGCACTCCATCATCAAGCCATGGCCATTCAGAGGATGGGCGGTCGACCTGATAGGGAAAGTATACCCCGGCTCGTCTGATGGTCATACTTTTGTGATTATCGCCACCTGTTACTTCACCAAGTGGGTCGAAGCTAAACCTTTGAAGTCGCCGACACAAGAAGCG ataaaaatgttGCACTCAACACCGTACTACGCCCAGGCCAACGGGCAAGCCGAAGCCACGAACAAAGCCATCAAGCTCATAGTtcaaaagatgattgaagaaaacccaaggCAATGGCATGTGCTTTTATCAGAAGCTGTTTGGGCGAATAGAACCAGTCAGAAGTCGGCTACTGGGACCTCGCCTTTCAGGCTGGTTTATGGCTACGATgcgatgttgccaatggagctgACCGTCACGTCCACTCGCCGCAGATACCAGAGCGAATTTTCCAAAGAGGACTACTTTGACAAGATGGTGATAGATTCTCTTGACCTTGACGAAGAACGTTTGACGGCGTTAGATCACTTAGAAGCCCAGAAGAGAAGGGTCGAGAGAGCTTACAACAAACGGGTAAAACGAAAAGTTTTTACGGTGGGCGACATAGTATGGAAAGCAGTCTTGCCTATCGGCCATAAAGACACTCGGCTTGGCAAATGGAGcccgaactgggaaggcccctttatTGTGGTCAACAAGTTAGAAGGCGGTGCTTACTTGCTGGCAAACATCGATGGAGAAGAACACGAAAGGGCGATCAACGGCCAATTCCTGAAAAAATACGTCCCTAGCTGTTGGGAGGGCGTAGACCGTCGGTTGTTTGGAGCCACCGAGGAATAA